The sequence TTTTTATCTTCAAATAAAATATAGAGAAGTTTTATAAATGCTTCTTTAGGGTTAGCATGAATAATAGCAATTTTCTTTTTAAAATCTTCTATAGTGTTTGCTAAATCCTCTCTTAAAATAATTGCACTCGCCTTACTATTTAAAGCTGTTTCTATATATTTATTATTATCAACACAAACTATAGAGCCTTCTGATATATCATTAATAGGAGA is a genomic window of Brachyspira sp. SAP_772 containing:
- a CDS encoding LpxD N-terminal domain-containing protein, whose product is MNIKDISKFLNAIKIXGDDNINITTLSPINDISEGSIVCVDNNKYIETALNSKASAIILREDLANTIEDFKKKIAIIHANPKEAFIKLLYILFEDK